Part of the Chitinophaga parva genome is shown below.
GTGGGACAGGCGGCCGTCAAACAACATGGAGTCGCCGGCCCGGAGAAGGATCTGCTCTTTCTCGAAGATGTACTCGATCTCCCCGCTTACGATGAACTTGTATTCAAAGGCTTCTGTTTGCACCATGGGACGGGTGGCATGGGGCTGCAGCTCCAGCAGCACTATGTCTATCGTGGCATCCTTGAGATGGCGGGAAAAAATGCGCAGGTAGTCAAACCCGGTGGCCTGCTCTTTTTCAAAGGGCTGGTATTCTTCTTTGCGCTTGATGAGCACCGGGGAATCCGCCGAGGTGGAGATGTCCCTGAAAAAAACATTCAGGTCTGTCTCCAGTGCTTTTACGATGTCTATCAGTACCGTCAGGGAAGGAATGGTGCGGCTGTTTTCGATCTGGGAGATAAGCCCTTTGCTCACCTCGGCCATCGTGGCCAGCTCCTGTACCGTAATTCCTTTTTCTTTCCGTAGATCTTTAATCCGCTGACTGATCTGGATCAAGATGTCTTCTTTCATAAGCATTGCACATGGTCCGGCAAAGTAAAATGTTTTTACGACCGGCGAGTGTTAAACAATCTAAACATTTCATTATCCATGGGTCCAAAACCCATATTGTTTATAGCAAGTAAACAAAATCAGCCTAAATGCCCCAATAAAGTTTAGCTAATGTTAACTTTCACATAACATTAACTAAATGTTGGCTTAACACTACCCGGATAGATTTGTAGCCATAAACACACAAAATCTTGGGTATGACTATGCCAAAATCTACACATTGGTTATTACTAAGCCTTGTAATGACCTTATTCTTCCAGCTGCCTGCCTGGGCGCAAACGTCGCCCGTTAAAGGTATAGTGCGCGAAGCCACGACCAAAGAGCTGATCGTGGGTGCCAGCATAAAAGTGAAAAACACGAGCATAGGCACCACCAGCGGGTTGGATGGTACTTTCTCCATCCAGGCCAAGCAGGGAGATGAGCTTATTGTGTCTTTCATTGGCTACCAGACCATTACGGTGCCGGTAACCGGGAATCATGTAGAAGTGGCCCTGCCCGTTTCTTCCAAACAGCTCAATGACGTGGTGGTAA
Proteins encoded:
- a CDS encoding helix-turn-helix domain-containing protein; translated protein: MKEDILIQISQRIKDLRKEKGITVQELATMAEVSKGLISQIENSRTIPSLTVLIDIVKALETDLNVFFRDISTSADSPVLIKRKEEYQPFEKEQATGFDYLRIFSRHLKDATIDIVLLELQPHATRPMVQTEAFEYKFIVSGEIEYIFEKEQILLRAGDSMLFDGRLSHTPRNVGTTPASMLVVYFFEERD